A window of Pomacea canaliculata isolate SZHN2017 linkage group LG3, ASM307304v1, whole genome shotgun sequence contains these coding sequences:
- the LOC112559509 gene encoding carboxy-terminal kinesin 2-like isoform X1: protein MEAKEMTSDRERKPLATKNGLSRLPMPGSRLKPPQTIKRARSPSDEELPVKKSKLEPAEVSNTENLSANNVFSARSSSSSVSDVQPVKLKPGHPVPVRPSARVNVSLASTRSALPSKKTVGSFASRHPTSSSAKPVGSKAPAKTSHKGPINGGLGANAGKTGSNSSSGVGKKRPAWDLKGRLQDMESVLSQREASASSLQSQLESYNQRIAHLEQQKEQLSGDVARRDELSQVVSRENAELQRQLRDCQEEMATACRKLQREIEDLTFSKSCLERQYATLEGELNVARTEVSRLKLSIAQLTSSQALVNAELETTKLSLDQAFRDIHARDEEIRQLRLELAGRDATIDENNQKIREHETMRRKLHNTIQELKGNIRVFCRVRPLLGEESLCTDGVIHHMSFPDPEGRVLELDRMAEMSMNESTLLASRRGNNKYEFCFDRVFQPESSQAEVFEEISQLVQSALDGYNVCIFAYGQTGSGKTYTMEGGRDDATVGMIPRAVSQIFKSAAELEDRGWKYKFQASFVEIYNETLRDLLGNHKEDTKLEIKLTGKDNAVTVTNLTTVTVSSEDQIHRLLHKASLQRSVAETKCNERSSRSHSVFQLNLAGSNSITMESCQGTLNLVDLAGSERLKDSGSEGQRLKETQAINKSLSCLGNVIMALGNKDSYIPYRNSKLTYLLQNSLGGNSKTLMFVNISPKEENFSETLNSLRFATKVNQCNIGTAQKRSK from the exons ATGGAAGCAAAG GAGATGACCAGTGATAGAGAG CGAAAACCTTTGGCAACAAAGAATGGATTAAGCAGACTTCCTATGCCAGGGAGTCGTCTAAAGCCCCCTCAAACTATCAAAAGAGCACGTAGCCCCAGCGATGAAGAg CTTCCAGTTAAAAAGTCTAAACTGGAGCCAGCGGAGGTTTCCAACACAGAAAACCTCTCTGCCAACAATGTCTTCTCAGCAAGATCCTCTTCATCTAGCGTATCAGATGTACAACCAGTCAAGCTAAAACCAGGCCATCCTGTTCCTGTTAGACCATCTGCTCGAGTCAATGTCAGCCTTGCAAGCACAAGATCCGCTCTGCCCAGCAAGAAGACTG TGGGGTCTTTTGCTTCAAGACATCCCACTTCTTCCTCAGCAAAACCAGTGGGTTCAAAAGCACCTGCCAAGACATCTCACAAAG GTCCCATCAATGGTGGATTAGGTGCTAATGCTGGGAAAACTGGCTCCAACTCTTCATCAG GGGTGGGAAAGAAGCGGCCAGCATGGGACTTAAAGGGTCGACTGCAAGACATGGAATCTGTGCTGAGCCAACGAGAAGCCAGTGCAAGCAGTCTGCAATCTCAGCTGGAGTCATATAACCAGCGTATTGCTCATCTTGAGCAGCAGAAGGAACAGTTGTCTGGAGATGTTGCTCGCCGTGATGAGCTGTCACAGGTAGTTAGCCGGGAGAATGCAGAGCTACAAAGACAACTAAG GGACTGCCAGGAGGAGATGGCTACAGCATGCAGGAAACTTCAGCGGGAAATTGAGGATTTGACATTCAGTAAATCATGTCTTGAGCGACAGTATGCTACCCTTGAGGGAGAACTCAATGTGGCTAGGACAGAAGTATCAAGACTCAAGTTATCTATAGCACAGCTTACCTCTTCACAAGCGTTGGTCAATGCGGAGTTGGAAACTACCAAG ctATCCCTTGACCAAGCATTCAGAGACATTCATGCCCGTGATGAGGAGATCCGACAGCTAAGGTTGGAACTAGCTGGACGTGATGCCACCATTGATGAGAACAACCAAAAAATTAGGGAGCATGAGACCATGAGACGCAAACTACACAACACCATTCAGGAACTTAAG GGCAATATTCGAGTGTTTTGCCGAGTCCGCCCACTTCTTGGTGAAGAGAGTCTTTGTACAGACGGTGTCATTCATCACATGAGCTTTCCTGATCCTGAAGGTCGTGTGCTGGAGTTGGATAGGATGGCAGAGATGTCAATGAATGAG aGCACGTTGTTAGCAAGTCGCCGTGGAAACAATAAATATGAATTCTGCTTTGACCGAGTCTTTCAACCTGAATCGTCACAGGCAGAAGTGTTTGAAGAAATATCTCAACTAGTCCAG AGTGCCCTGGATGGTTATAATGTGTGCATTTTTGCCTATGGTCAAACGGGGTCAGGCAAAACATATAccatggagggagggagggatgaTGCTACCGTGGGAATGATTCCTCGTGCTGTCAGTCAGATTTTCAAATCAGCGGCTGAACTTGAAGACAGAGGTTGGAAG TACAAGTTTCAGGCATCATTTGTGGAAATCTACAATGAGACCCTCCGAGACCTTCTCGGCAACCATAAAGAAGATACAAAGCTTGAAATTAAACTAACTGGCAAGGATAATGCTGTCACAGTCACAAACCTAACTACAGTCACAGTCAGCTCTGAAGACCAG ATTCACAGACTTCTACATAAAGCCAGTCTCCAACGATCAGTAGCAGAGACAAAATGCAACGAGAGATCATCACGCAGTCATTCTGTCTTCCAGCTAAATCTGGCAGGCAGCAACTCCATCACCATGGAGTCCTGTCAGG GCACCTTGAACCTAGTTGACCTTGCCGGAAGTGAGCGTCTGAAAGACTCTGGTTCCGAGGGCCAGCGATTGAAAGAGACACAAGCCATTAATAAAAGTTTAAGCTGTCTGGGAAATGTTATCATGGCACTAGGCAACAAG gACAGCTATATCCCTTATAGGAACAGCAAACTGACCTATTTGCTGCAGAACTCCCTGGGAGGCAACAGCAAGACTCTCATGTTTGTGAACATTTcaccaaaagaagaaaatttttctgAAACTCTCAACTCCCTCCGGTTTGCAACAAAG GTGAACCAGTGCAACATAGGTACAGCACAAAAGAGGAGCAAATGA
- the LOC112559509 gene encoding carboxy-terminal kinesin 2-like isoform X2, whose protein sequence is MEAKRKPLATKNGLSRLPMPGSRLKPPQTIKRARSPSDEELPVKKSKLEPAEVSNTENLSANNVFSARSSSSSVSDVQPVKLKPGHPVPVRPSARVNVSLASTRSALPSKKTVGSFASRHPTSSSAKPVGSKAPAKTSHKGPINGGLGANAGKTGSNSSSGVGKKRPAWDLKGRLQDMESVLSQREASASSLQSQLESYNQRIAHLEQQKEQLSGDVARRDELSQVVSRENAELQRQLRDCQEEMATACRKLQREIEDLTFSKSCLERQYATLEGELNVARTEVSRLKLSIAQLTSSQALVNAELETTKLSLDQAFRDIHARDEEIRQLRLELAGRDATIDENNQKIREHETMRRKLHNTIQELKGNIRVFCRVRPLLGEESLCTDGVIHHMSFPDPEGRVLELDRMAEMSMNESTLLASRRGNNKYEFCFDRVFQPESSQAEVFEEISQLVQSALDGYNVCIFAYGQTGSGKTYTMEGGRDDATVGMIPRAVSQIFKSAAELEDRGWKYKFQASFVEIYNETLRDLLGNHKEDTKLEIKLTGKDNAVTVTNLTTVTVSSEDQIHRLLHKASLQRSVAETKCNERSSRSHSVFQLNLAGSNSITMESCQGTLNLVDLAGSERLKDSGSEGQRLKETQAINKSLSCLGNVIMALGNKDSYIPYRNSKLTYLLQNSLGGNSKTLMFVNISPKEENFSETLNSLRFATKVNQCNIGTAQKRSK, encoded by the exons ATGGAAGCAAAG CGAAAACCTTTGGCAACAAAGAATGGATTAAGCAGACTTCCTATGCCAGGGAGTCGTCTAAAGCCCCCTCAAACTATCAAAAGAGCACGTAGCCCCAGCGATGAAGAg CTTCCAGTTAAAAAGTCTAAACTGGAGCCAGCGGAGGTTTCCAACACAGAAAACCTCTCTGCCAACAATGTCTTCTCAGCAAGATCCTCTTCATCTAGCGTATCAGATGTACAACCAGTCAAGCTAAAACCAGGCCATCCTGTTCCTGTTAGACCATCTGCTCGAGTCAATGTCAGCCTTGCAAGCACAAGATCCGCTCTGCCCAGCAAGAAGACTG TGGGGTCTTTTGCTTCAAGACATCCCACTTCTTCCTCAGCAAAACCAGTGGGTTCAAAAGCACCTGCCAAGACATCTCACAAAG GTCCCATCAATGGTGGATTAGGTGCTAATGCTGGGAAAACTGGCTCCAACTCTTCATCAG GGGTGGGAAAGAAGCGGCCAGCATGGGACTTAAAGGGTCGACTGCAAGACATGGAATCTGTGCTGAGCCAACGAGAAGCCAGTGCAAGCAGTCTGCAATCTCAGCTGGAGTCATATAACCAGCGTATTGCTCATCTTGAGCAGCAGAAGGAACAGTTGTCTGGAGATGTTGCTCGCCGTGATGAGCTGTCACAGGTAGTTAGCCGGGAGAATGCAGAGCTACAAAGACAACTAAG GGACTGCCAGGAGGAGATGGCTACAGCATGCAGGAAACTTCAGCGGGAAATTGAGGATTTGACATTCAGTAAATCATGTCTTGAGCGACAGTATGCTACCCTTGAGGGAGAACTCAATGTGGCTAGGACAGAAGTATCAAGACTCAAGTTATCTATAGCACAGCTTACCTCTTCACAAGCGTTGGTCAATGCGGAGTTGGAAACTACCAAG ctATCCCTTGACCAAGCATTCAGAGACATTCATGCCCGTGATGAGGAGATCCGACAGCTAAGGTTGGAACTAGCTGGACGTGATGCCACCATTGATGAGAACAACCAAAAAATTAGGGAGCATGAGACCATGAGACGCAAACTACACAACACCATTCAGGAACTTAAG GGCAATATTCGAGTGTTTTGCCGAGTCCGCCCACTTCTTGGTGAAGAGAGTCTTTGTACAGACGGTGTCATTCATCACATGAGCTTTCCTGATCCTGAAGGTCGTGTGCTGGAGTTGGATAGGATGGCAGAGATGTCAATGAATGAG aGCACGTTGTTAGCAAGTCGCCGTGGAAACAATAAATATGAATTCTGCTTTGACCGAGTCTTTCAACCTGAATCGTCACAGGCAGAAGTGTTTGAAGAAATATCTCAACTAGTCCAG AGTGCCCTGGATGGTTATAATGTGTGCATTTTTGCCTATGGTCAAACGGGGTCAGGCAAAACATATAccatggagggagggagggatgaTGCTACCGTGGGAATGATTCCTCGTGCTGTCAGTCAGATTTTCAAATCAGCGGCTGAACTTGAAGACAGAGGTTGGAAG TACAAGTTTCAGGCATCATTTGTGGAAATCTACAATGAGACCCTCCGAGACCTTCTCGGCAACCATAAAGAAGATACAAAGCTTGAAATTAAACTAACTGGCAAGGATAATGCTGTCACAGTCACAAACCTAACTACAGTCACAGTCAGCTCTGAAGACCAG ATTCACAGACTTCTACATAAAGCCAGTCTCCAACGATCAGTAGCAGAGACAAAATGCAACGAGAGATCATCACGCAGTCATTCTGTCTTCCAGCTAAATCTGGCAGGCAGCAACTCCATCACCATGGAGTCCTGTCAGG GCACCTTGAACCTAGTTGACCTTGCCGGAAGTGAGCGTCTGAAAGACTCTGGTTCCGAGGGCCAGCGATTGAAAGAGACACAAGCCATTAATAAAAGTTTAAGCTGTCTGGGAAATGTTATCATGGCACTAGGCAACAAG gACAGCTATATCCCTTATAGGAACAGCAAACTGACCTATTTGCTGCAGAACTCCCTGGGAGGCAACAGCAAGACTCTCATGTTTGTGAACATTTcaccaaaagaagaaaatttttctgAAACTCTCAACTCCCTCCGGTTTGCAACAAAG GTGAACCAGTGCAACATAGGTACAGCACAAAAGAGGAGCAAATGA
- the LOC112559510 gene encoding KICSTOR complex protein ITFG2-like — protein sequence MWRTVSFVDNIELDFAGNVMTEALDLGDVDNDKENELVVGNIEGDLAVFKGDHSQPWKKASKLGMITCVQIGDIFNIYKNLLVCLNAEGCCYIFAVKGTEIPHLEDWRIGEENDVAAESKILTPVYTQNLPANSRAMLIRDTDGDGLQEMAVIYSDRVVRSFRWVPSGEGDSPFSGRLHQVDKWQLAGQIGAVTVNQRPDGSSELMVSQPGRTYVTLLPHGVCSTESDESKSPSFVFHPLGHSRARNKDVSTVIVGGIQRGEEGAATYHALASLDGTLVLVENDRILWSLQVDHQLFVLDKLDVTGNGKEEVVCCSWDGQTYIVNHSRDVVRYHFKENVAAFAAGYYSVPGKGNVPCFIYATFSDHIYIHHNISLPCVESATLLAVMQRYESTPSLLKNVGIDATKQDTVCALYHWLLYGWHQKPETTNVC from the exons ATGTGGCGAACTGTTTCGTTTGTTGACAACATTGAGCTGGACTTTGCCGGTAATGTTATGACAGAGGCTTTGGACTTGGGGGACGTTGACAATGATAAG GAAAACGAGCTTGTGGTTGGAAACATTGAAGGAGATCTTGCAGTTTTTAAGGGAGACCATTCACAGCCTtggaaaaaagcaagcaaacttGGGATg atTACTTGTGTCCAGATAGGtgacattttcaacatttacaag AACTTGTTGGTGTGTCTAAATGCTGAAGGGTGCTGCTACATTTTTGCTGTAAAAGGAACTGAAATTCCACATTTGGag GATTGGAGGATTGGTGAAGAAAACGATGTCGCAGCAGAAAGCAAAATTTTGACACCTGTCTATACACAAAATCTTCCAGCAAACTCTAGAGCTATGTTAATAAGAGATACAG ATGGTGATGGACTGCAAGAAATGGCAGTTATCTACTCTGATAGAGTGGTACGCAGTTTCCGGTGGGTACCCAGTGGTGAGGGGGATTCCCCCTTTTCTGGACGTCTTCATCAAGTGGACAAATGGCAACTCGCTGGCCAG aTAGGAGCAGTGACTGTAAACCAAAGACCAGATGGGAGTTCAGAACTGATGGTGTCCCAACCAGGTCGCACCTATGTTACCCTCCTGCCCCACGGAGTTTGTTCCACCGAAAG TGATGAGTCCAAGTCAccatcatttgtttttcatccaCTTGGCCACAGCCGTGCACGAAACAAAGATGTTTCCACAGTTATTGTTGGTGGCATTCAAAGGGGAGAAGAGGGGGCAGCAACCTACCATGCACTTGCTTCCCTTGATG GTACACTGGTTCTGGTTGAAAATGACAGGATCTTATGGTCACTCCAAGTTGACCACCAGCTGTTTGTCTTGGACAAGCTAGATGTTACA GGCAATGGTAAAGAAGAGGTGGTGTGTTGCTCCTGGGATGGCCAGACATACATAGTAAACCATAGCCGAGATGTAGTGCgctaccactttaaagaaaatgtggCTGCTTTTGCTGCAG GTTACTACTCTGTGCCAGGCAAGGGTAATGTTCCATGCTTCATATATGCAACGTTCAGTGATCATATTTACATCCATCATAATATCAGCCTTCCATGTGTGGAGTCAGCCACTCTTCTGGCTGTCATGCAGCGCTATGAGAGTACACCatcacttttgaaaaatgttggCATTGATG CCACAAAGCAAGATACAGTCTGTGCCCTTTACCACTGGCTGCTGTATGGATGGCATCAGAAACCTGAAACTACAAATGTATGCTGA